One segment of Pan paniscus chromosome 20, NHGRI_mPanPan1-v2.0_pri, whole genome shotgun sequence DNA contains the following:
- the MEIOSIN gene encoding meiosis initiator protein isoform X1, translating to MIGKMKGAHQGSCPSFLQSQRSLIILFPSLQMFGSSRYLGSSEQPRANSLGPSDRTLVLCSLVEGEDKVNPSEPHGLRMEEKWLLKGKLRNQRNQNKLLSPNKKQRKNHTSKLQELALLLPIALKTGTQKLTKKEILVHVLQYIQYLQRNIDAAKALFKCHITTGEGGLAGLGQKPAWGPARRRRHSTPSSSPSSQKSRLQGACQKPRKKKLTQASESQTRTPKPRRSLALNKPEKLVTPSPDQKGSGTGGTTTPPRCPDSCGHPRPASSSPPGDRKGGQSQLTLLDLAEDTIHCDISSCWCQGSVQDDAPFPALLAQEDVARIHFLNKTQPHPRQKLVFYDSSEDVDKGSLDADPWLPAWTPENSPQGSPLFLGPPQIDVWSGTGHPSEILGLSPSLFSSPGKLLPDEILEDDMEYLTQEAFFEEVCLDLESSPSAYTQEAPQEKDTASKASKDPPESHSLHRSSVSLDHCYLSLSGNSKAPSSSSSSSSSSSSSSSSSSSEDSDSEPLWKQREDMQANPVGTPGSSEEDEDTTWTPTRLASPLPAAEKKATKGQVARAPVKPKEKKKGPCPPQMKKKCVNGFIMFCRMNRKQYIRSCPGTASTAATKELAQLWRVMTQQERRPYCTKARRFSRQHNRIVKQDGSSSEAEDWETPKPFYQLLAEKALLLPPHLQ from the exons GACCTTGGTTTTGTGCTCCCTAGTGGAAGGGGAAGATAAGGTCAACCCCTCCGAACCACATGGACTGAGAATGGAGGAGAAATGGTTGCTCAAAGGAAAACTGAG GAATCAGAGGAACCAAAACAAGCTCCTGTCCCCAAACAAGAAGCAGAGGAAAAACCACACTAGCAAGCTGCAAGAGTTGGCACTGCTGCTGCCCATAGCCCTGAAGACGGGGACCCAGAAGCTCACAAAG AAGGAGATTCTGGTGCATGTCCTGCAGTACATTCAGTACCTCCAGAGAAACATCGATGCCGCCAAGGCCTTGTTCAAATGCCACATCACCACTGGGGAAGGTGGACTTGCGG GGCTGGGTCAGAAACCAGCCTGGGGCCCAGCCAGGCGGAGGAGACACTCTACCCCCTCCAGCTCCCCAAGCTCTCAGAAGTCCCGTCTCCAGGGGGCGTGCCAGAAGCCTCGGAAGAAGAAGCTGACCCAGGCATCAG AAAGCCAGACTCGGACCCCGAAGCCTCGCCGCTCTCTGGCCCTGAACAAGCCTGAGAAGCTGGTGACCCCGTCCCCAGACCAGAAAGGAAGTGGCACAGGGGGGACCACTACCCCTCCAAGGTGCCCTGACTCCTGCGGTCACCCGAGGCCTGCATCATCCTCGCCTCCAGGTGACAGAAAAGGAGGACAGTCCCAGCTGACGCTGTTGGATCTGGCCGAGGACACCATCCACTGTGACATCTCAA GCTGCTGGTGCCAGGGCAGTGTCCAGGATGACGCGCCTTTCCCTGCGCTCCTGGCTCAGGAAGATGTGGCGAGGATCCATTTTCTCAACAAGACCCAGCCCCATCCCAG GCAGAAGCTGGTGTTCTATGATTCCAGCGAGGATGTGGACAAAGGGTCCCTAGACGCTGACCCTTGGCTCCCTGCCTGGACCCCAGAGAACAGCCCCCAAG GGAGCCCACtgttcctggggcctccccagatTGATGTCTGGAGTGGAACAGGCCACCCAAGTGAGATCCTCGGGCTCAGCCCTAGCCTTTTCAGCTCCCCAGGGAAACTGCTGCCAGACGAGATCTTGGAGGATGACATGGAGTACCTGACCCAAG AGGCTTTCTTTGAAGAAGTGTGCTTAGATCTGGAGTCTTCACCTTCAGCCTACACGCAGGAGGCTCCACAGGAAAAG GACACAGCCTCCAAGGCCTCCAAAGACCCTCCTGAGTCCCACAGCCTGCACCGGTCCTCAGTCTCACTGGACCACTGCTACCTCTCGCTGAGCGGGAACAGCAAGGCGCcatccagctccagctccagctccagctccagctccagctccagctccagctccagctcggAGGACAGCGACTCGGAGCCCCTGTGGAAGCAGCGAGAG gatATGCAGGCCAACCCTGTGGGCACGCCGGGCTCCAGCGAAGAGGACGAAGACACCACATGGACCCCCACCCGGCTGGCCTCACCCCTGCCGGCAGCTGAGAAAAAGGCCACGAAGGGCCAAGTAGCCAGGGCCCCCGTGAAGcccaaggagaagaagaaaggccCCTGCCCACCCCAGATGAAGAAGAAGTGTGTCAACGGCTTCATCATGTTCTGCAGGATGAACCGGAAGCAGTACATCCG aTCCTGCCCTGGAACCGCTTCCACAGCTGCCACCAAGGAGCTGGCCCAGCTGTGGCGGGTGATGACCCAGCAGGAGCGGAGGCCATACTG CACCAAGGCTCGCAGGTTCAGCCGCCAGCACAACCGCATCGTGAAGCAGGACGGCTCCAGCAGCGAGGCTGAGGACTGGGAGACGCCAAAGCCCTTCTACCAGCTGCTGGCCGAGAAGGCCTTGCTGCTGCCCCCGCACCTCCAGTGA
- the MEIOSIN gene encoding meiosis initiator protein isoform X2: MFGSSRYLGSSEQPRANSLGPSDRTLVLCSLVEGEDKVNPSEPHGLRMEEKWLLKGKLRNQRNQNKLLSPNKKQRKNHTSKLQELALLLPIALKTGTQKLTKKEILVHVLQYIQYLQRNIDAAKALFKCHITTGEGGLAGLGQKPAWGPARRRRHSTPSSSPSSQKSRLQGACQKPRKKKLTQASESQTRTPKPRRSLALNKPEKLVTPSPDQKGSGTGGTTTPPRCPDSCGHPRPASSSPPGDRKGGQSQLTLLDLAEDTIHCDISSCWCQGSVQDDAPFPALLAQEDVARIHFLNKTQPHPRQKLVFYDSSEDVDKGSLDADPWLPAWTPENSPQGSPLFLGPPQIDVWSGTGHPSEILGLSPSLFSSPGKLLPDEILEDDMEYLTQEAFFEEVCLDLESSPSAYTQEAPQEKDTASKASKDPPESHSLHRSSVSLDHCYLSLSGNSKAPSSSSSSSSSSSSSSSSSSSEDSDSEPLWKQREDMQANPVGTPGSSEEDEDTTWTPTRLASPLPAAEKKATKGQVARAPVKPKEKKKGPCPPQMKKKCVNGFIMFCRMNRKQYIRSCPGTASTAATKELAQLWRVMTQQERRPYCTKARRFSRQHNRIVKQDGSSSEAEDWETPKPFYQLLAEKALLLPPHLQ; this comes from the exons GACCTTGGTTTTGTGCTCCCTAGTGGAAGGGGAAGATAAGGTCAACCCCTCCGAACCACATGGACTGAGAATGGAGGAGAAATGGTTGCTCAAAGGAAAACTGAG GAATCAGAGGAACCAAAACAAGCTCCTGTCCCCAAACAAGAAGCAGAGGAAAAACCACACTAGCAAGCTGCAAGAGTTGGCACTGCTGCTGCCCATAGCCCTGAAGACGGGGACCCAGAAGCTCACAAAG AAGGAGATTCTGGTGCATGTCCTGCAGTACATTCAGTACCTCCAGAGAAACATCGATGCCGCCAAGGCCTTGTTCAAATGCCACATCACCACTGGGGAAGGTGGACTTGCGG GGCTGGGTCAGAAACCAGCCTGGGGCCCAGCCAGGCGGAGGAGACACTCTACCCCCTCCAGCTCCCCAAGCTCTCAGAAGTCCCGTCTCCAGGGGGCGTGCCAGAAGCCTCGGAAGAAGAAGCTGACCCAGGCATCAG AAAGCCAGACTCGGACCCCGAAGCCTCGCCGCTCTCTGGCCCTGAACAAGCCTGAGAAGCTGGTGACCCCGTCCCCAGACCAGAAAGGAAGTGGCACAGGGGGGACCACTACCCCTCCAAGGTGCCCTGACTCCTGCGGTCACCCGAGGCCTGCATCATCCTCGCCTCCAGGTGACAGAAAAGGAGGACAGTCCCAGCTGACGCTGTTGGATCTGGCCGAGGACACCATCCACTGTGACATCTCAA GCTGCTGGTGCCAGGGCAGTGTCCAGGATGACGCGCCTTTCCCTGCGCTCCTGGCTCAGGAAGATGTGGCGAGGATCCATTTTCTCAACAAGACCCAGCCCCATCCCAG GCAGAAGCTGGTGTTCTATGATTCCAGCGAGGATGTGGACAAAGGGTCCCTAGACGCTGACCCTTGGCTCCCTGCCTGGACCCCAGAGAACAGCCCCCAAG GGAGCCCACtgttcctggggcctccccagatTGATGTCTGGAGTGGAACAGGCCACCCAAGTGAGATCCTCGGGCTCAGCCCTAGCCTTTTCAGCTCCCCAGGGAAACTGCTGCCAGACGAGATCTTGGAGGATGACATGGAGTACCTGACCCAAG AGGCTTTCTTTGAAGAAGTGTGCTTAGATCTGGAGTCTTCACCTTCAGCCTACACGCAGGAGGCTCCACAGGAAAAG GACACAGCCTCCAAGGCCTCCAAAGACCCTCCTGAGTCCCACAGCCTGCACCGGTCCTCAGTCTCACTGGACCACTGCTACCTCTCGCTGAGCGGGAACAGCAAGGCGCcatccagctccagctccagctccagctccagctccagctccagctccagctccagctcggAGGACAGCGACTCGGAGCCCCTGTGGAAGCAGCGAGAG gatATGCAGGCCAACCCTGTGGGCACGCCGGGCTCCAGCGAAGAGGACGAAGACACCACATGGACCCCCACCCGGCTGGCCTCACCCCTGCCGGCAGCTGAGAAAAAGGCCACGAAGGGCCAAGTAGCCAGGGCCCCCGTGAAGcccaaggagaagaagaaaggccCCTGCCCACCCCAGATGAAGAAGAAGTGTGTCAACGGCTTCATCATGTTCTGCAGGATGAACCGGAAGCAGTACATCCG aTCCTGCCCTGGAACCGCTTCCACAGCTGCCACCAAGGAGCTGGCCCAGCTGTGGCGGGTGATGACCCAGCAGGAGCGGAGGCCATACTG CACCAAGGCTCGCAGGTTCAGCCGCCAGCACAACCGCATCGTGAAGCAGGACGGCTCCAGCAGCGAGGCTGAGGACTGGGAGACGCCAAAGCCCTTCTACCAGCTGCTGGCCGAGAAGGCCTTGCTGCTGCCCCCGCACCTCCAGTGA
- the MEIOSIN gene encoding meiosis initiator protein isoform X3: protein MFGSSRYLGSSEQPRANSLGPSDRNQRNQNKLLSPNKKQRKNHTSKLQELALLLPIALKTGTQKLTKKEILVHVLQYIQYLQRNIDAAKALFKCHITTGEGGLAGLGQKPAWGPARRRRHSTPSSSPSSQKSRLQGACQKPRKKKLTQASESQTRTPKPRRSLALNKPEKLVTPSPDQKGSGTGGTTTPPRCPDSCGHPRPASSSPPGDRKGGQSQLTLLDLAEDTIHCDISSCWCQGSVQDDAPFPALLAQEDVARIHFLNKTQPHPRQKLVFYDSSEDVDKGSLDADPWLPAWTPENSPQGSPLFLGPPQIDVWSGTGHPSEILGLSPSLFSSPGKLLPDEILEDDMEYLTQEAFFEEVCLDLESSPSAYTQEAPQEKDTASKASKDPPESHSLHRSSVSLDHCYLSLSGNSKAPSSSSSSSSSSSSSSSSSSSEDSDSEPLWKQREDMQANPVGTPGSSEEDEDTTWTPTRLASPLPAAEKKATKGQVARAPVKPKEKKKGPCPPQMKKKCVNGFIMFCRMNRKQYIRSCPGTASTAATKELAQLWRVMTQQERRPYCTKARRFSRQHNRIVKQDGSSSEAEDWETPKPFYQLLAEKALLLPPHLQ from the exons GAATCAGAGGAACCAAAACAAGCTCCTGTCCCCAAACAAGAAGCAGAGGAAAAACCACACTAGCAAGCTGCAAGAGTTGGCACTGCTGCTGCCCATAGCCCTGAAGACGGGGACCCAGAAGCTCACAAAG AAGGAGATTCTGGTGCATGTCCTGCAGTACATTCAGTACCTCCAGAGAAACATCGATGCCGCCAAGGCCTTGTTCAAATGCCACATCACCACTGGGGAAGGTGGACTTGCGG GGCTGGGTCAGAAACCAGCCTGGGGCCCAGCCAGGCGGAGGAGACACTCTACCCCCTCCAGCTCCCCAAGCTCTCAGAAGTCCCGTCTCCAGGGGGCGTGCCAGAAGCCTCGGAAGAAGAAGCTGACCCAGGCATCAG AAAGCCAGACTCGGACCCCGAAGCCTCGCCGCTCTCTGGCCCTGAACAAGCCTGAGAAGCTGGTGACCCCGTCCCCAGACCAGAAAGGAAGTGGCACAGGGGGGACCACTACCCCTCCAAGGTGCCCTGACTCCTGCGGTCACCCGAGGCCTGCATCATCCTCGCCTCCAGGTGACAGAAAAGGAGGACAGTCCCAGCTGACGCTGTTGGATCTGGCCGAGGACACCATCCACTGTGACATCTCAA GCTGCTGGTGCCAGGGCAGTGTCCAGGATGACGCGCCTTTCCCTGCGCTCCTGGCTCAGGAAGATGTGGCGAGGATCCATTTTCTCAACAAGACCCAGCCCCATCCCAG GCAGAAGCTGGTGTTCTATGATTCCAGCGAGGATGTGGACAAAGGGTCCCTAGACGCTGACCCTTGGCTCCCTGCCTGGACCCCAGAGAACAGCCCCCAAG GGAGCCCACtgttcctggggcctccccagatTGATGTCTGGAGTGGAACAGGCCACCCAAGTGAGATCCTCGGGCTCAGCCCTAGCCTTTTCAGCTCCCCAGGGAAACTGCTGCCAGACGAGATCTTGGAGGATGACATGGAGTACCTGACCCAAG AGGCTTTCTTTGAAGAAGTGTGCTTAGATCTGGAGTCTTCACCTTCAGCCTACACGCAGGAGGCTCCACAGGAAAAG GACACAGCCTCCAAGGCCTCCAAAGACCCTCCTGAGTCCCACAGCCTGCACCGGTCCTCAGTCTCACTGGACCACTGCTACCTCTCGCTGAGCGGGAACAGCAAGGCGCcatccagctccagctccagctccagctccagctccagctccagctccagctccagctcggAGGACAGCGACTCGGAGCCCCTGTGGAAGCAGCGAGAG gatATGCAGGCCAACCCTGTGGGCACGCCGGGCTCCAGCGAAGAGGACGAAGACACCACATGGACCCCCACCCGGCTGGCCTCACCCCTGCCGGCAGCTGAGAAAAAGGCCACGAAGGGCCAAGTAGCCAGGGCCCCCGTGAAGcccaaggagaagaagaaaggccCCTGCCCACCCCAGATGAAGAAGAAGTGTGTCAACGGCTTCATCATGTTCTGCAGGATGAACCGGAAGCAGTACATCCG aTCCTGCCCTGGAACCGCTTCCACAGCTGCCACCAAGGAGCTGGCCCAGCTGTGGCGGGTGATGACCCAGCAGGAGCGGAGGCCATACTG CACCAAGGCTCGCAGGTTCAGCCGCCAGCACAACCGCATCGTGAAGCAGGACGGCTCCAGCAGCGAGGCTGAGGACTGGGAGACGCCAAAGCCCTTCTACCAGCTGCTGGCCGAGAAGGCCTTGCTGCTGCCCCCGCACCTCCAGTGA
- the SIX5 gene encoding homeobox protein SIX5, which translates to MATLPAEPSAGPAARGEAVAAAATEEEEEEARQLLQTLQAAEGEAAAAAGAGAGAAAAGAEGPGSPGVPGSPPEAASEPPTGLRFSPEQVACVCEALLQAGHAGRLSRFLGALPPAERLRGSDPVLRARALVAFQRGEYAELYRLLESRPFPAAHHAFLQDLYLRARYHEAERARGRALGAVDKYRLRKKFPLPKTIWDGEETVYCFKERSRAALKACYRGNRYPTPDEKRRLATLTGLSLTQVSNWFKNRRQRDRTGAGGGAPCKSESDGNPTTEDESSRSPEDLERGAAPVSAEAAAQGSIFLAGTGPPAPCPASSSILVNGSFLAASGSPAVLLNGGPVIINGLALGEASSLGPLLLTGGGGAPPPQPSPQGASEAKTSLVLDPQTGEVRLEEAQSEAPETKGAQVAAPGPALGEEVLGPLAQVVPGPPTAATFPLPPGPVPAVAAPQVVPLSPPPGYPTGLSPTSPLLNLPQVVPTSQVVTLPQAVGPLQLLAAGPGSPVKVAAAAGPANVHLINSGVGVTALQLPSATAPGNFLLANPVSGSPIVTGVAVQQGKIILTATFPTSMLVSQVLPPAPGLALPLKPETAISVPEGGLPVAPSPALPEAHALGTLSAQQPPPAAATTSSTSLPFSPDSPGLLPNFPAPPPEGLMLSPAAVPVWSAGLELSAGTEGLLEAEKGLGTQAPHTVLRLPDPDPEGLLLGATAGGEVDEGLEAEAKVLTQLQSVPVEEPLEL; encoded by the exons ATGGCTACCTTGCCTGCGGAGCCGAGCGCGGGGCCGGCGGCTAGGGGggaggcggtggcggcggcggcgaccgaagaggaggaggaggaagcgcGCCAGCTCTTACAGACTTTGCAGGCGGCCGAGGgtgaggcggcggcggcggccggggccggggcgggcGCAGCGGCTGCGGGAGCTGAGGGCCCGGGATCCCCGGGCGTCCCCGGGTCGCCCCCCGAGGCCGCTTCCGAACCGCCCACGGGCCTCCGCTTCTCGCCCGAGCAGGTGGCGTGCGTCTGCGAGGCGCTGCTCCAGGCGGGCCACGCCGGCCGCTTGAGCCGCTTCCTGGGCGCACTGCCCCCGGCCGAGCGCCTACGTGGCAGCGACCCGGTGTTGCGCGCGCGGGCCCTGGTGGCCTTCCAGCGGGGCGAGTACGCCGAGCTCTACCGGCTACTCGAGAGCCGCCCCTTCCCCGCCGCCCACCACGCCTTCCTGCAGGACCTCTACCTGCGCGCGCGCTACCATGAGGCCGAGCGGGCCCGCGGCCGCGCGCTGGGCGCAGTGGACAAGTATCGACTCCGCAAGAAGTTCCCGCTGCCCAAGACCATCTGGGACGGCGAGGAGACAGTCTACTGCTTCAAGGAGCGCTCCCGCGCAGCGCTCAAGGCCTGCTACCGCGGCAACCGCTACCCCACGCCGGACGAGAAGCGCCGCCTGGCCACACTCACCGGCCTGTCGCTCACGCAGGTCAGCAACTGGTTCAAGAACCGGCGACAGCGCGACCGGACCGGGGCCGGAGGCGGCGCGCCCTGCAAGAG CGAGTCTGATGGGAATCCCACGACTGAGGACGAGTCCAGCCGAAGTCCTGAGGACCTGGAGAGAGGGGCGGCCCCAGTGTCCGCCGAGGCCGCTGCCCAGGGCTCCATATTCCTGGCAGGGACCGGCCCTCCCGCGCCTTGCCCGGCTTCCTCCTCCATCCTGGTGAATGGGAGCTTCCTGGCAGCCAGCGGCTCCCCAGCAGTGCTCCTCAACGGGGGCCCCGTCATCATCAACGGCCTGGCCCTGGGCgaggcctccagcctgggcccgcTGCTGCTCACTGGGGGCGGGGGTGCCCCTCCACCGCAGCCCAGCCCTCAGGGGGCCAGCGAGGCCAAGACCTCTCTGGTCCTGGACCCTCAGACAGGGGAGGTGCGGCTGGAGGAGGCTCAGTCGGAGGCCCCTGAGACCAAAGGGGCCCAGGTGGCTGCTCCGGGACCAGCCCTTGGAGAGGAGGTCCTGGGGCCCCTGGCCCAAGTGGTGCCTGGCCCCCCGACGGCTGCCACCTTTCCTCTGCCCCCGGGGCCAGTGCCTGCTGTGGCTGCCCCACAAGTGGTACCGCTCTCCCCACCCCCGGGGTATCCCACGGGCCTGAGCCCCACCTCCCCACTATTGAACCTGCCCCAGGTAGTACCCACCTCACAGGTGGTGACCCTGCCCCAGGCTGTGGGGCCCCTGCAGCTGTTGGCAGCCGGGCCAGGCAGCCCTGTGAAGGTGGCAGCTGCAGCAGGCCCTGCCAACGTGCACCTCATCAACTCCGGGGTGGGCGTGACTGCCCTGCAGCTGCCTTCGGCCACTGCCCCAG GAAACTTCCTCCTGGCCAACCCTGTGTCTGGCAGCCCCATCGTGACGGGTGTGGCCGTGCAGCAGGGCAAGATCATCCTCACCGCCACCTTCCCCACCAGCATGCTCGTCTCCCAGGTCCTGCCGCCAGCCCCCGGCCTGGCCCTGCCACTGAAGCCAGAGACAGCCATCTCCGTGCCTGAGGGAGGCCTCCCGGTGGCCCCCAGCCCTGCTCTCCCAGAGGCTCACGCCCTAGGCACCCTTTCTGCGCAGCAGCCACCCCCCGCCGCTGCTACCACCTCCAGCACCAGCCTGCCCTTCTCCCCTGACTCCCCTGGCCTCCTGCCCAACTTCCCGGCGCCCCCACCAGAGGGGCTGATGTTGTCACCCGCGGCCGTGCCTGTCTGGTCAGCAGGGCTGGAACTAAGCGCAGGAACAGAGGGGCTGCTGGAAGCGGAAAAGGGGCTGGGGACACAGGCCCCCCACACCGTGCTGAGGCTGCCAGACCCCGACCCTGAGGGGCTGCTCCTGGGGGCCACCGCAGGGGGTGAGGTTGACGAGGGGTTGGAAGCTGAGGCCAAGGTTCTGACCCAGCTCCAGTCGGTGCCTGTGGAGGAGCCCTTGGAACTGTGA